A single genomic interval of Prunus dulcis chromosome 5, ALMONDv2, whole genome shotgun sequence harbors:
- the LOC117626903 gene encoding vacuolar protein sorting-associated protein 55 homolog yields the protein MADLPGYMRACLHTGKLAALAILVSGGIVLQILACALYNNWWPMLTIIMYVLLPMPLLFFVGSDSSVLSESDNGWVNATKFLTGASAIGSIAIPAILKHAGVIGWGAMAMELASFFVFVLAIMCYIRTSDEDSYSAI from the exons ATGGCAGATTTACCAGGCTATATGCGTGCCTGCTTGCATACTGGGAAACTTGCTGCCTTGGCAATTTTGGTCTCTGGAGGGATTGTATTGCAAATTTTG gCATGTGCTTTGTACAATAATTGGTGGCCGATGCTTACTA TAATAATGTATGTGCTTCTTCCCATGCCATTGCTGTTCTTTGTGGGATCTGATTCTTCTGTACTTTCAGAATCTGATAATGG ATGGGTTAATGCAACCAAGTTCCTGACTGGAGCTTCAGCTATTGGCAGCATTGCAATACCTGCTATCTTAAAGCATGCTGGTGTTATTGGTTGGGGAGCCATGGCAATGGAGCTCGCGTCCTTTTTCGTATTTGTACTGGCAATCATGTGTTACATTCGAACGAGTGATGAAGACAGCTACAGTGCAATCTGA